The Ensifer adhaerens genome contains a region encoding:
- the rplB gene encoding 50S ribosomal protein L2, which yields MALKSFNPTTPSQRQLVIVDRSGLYKGKPVKALTEGLSSKGGRNNLGRITVRFQGGGHKRTYRLVDFKRRKFDVEGTVERLEYDPNRTAFIALVNYADGEKAYILAPQRLAAGDKVIASEKAVDVKPGNTMPLQYIPVGSIIHNVEMKPGKGGQMARSAGTYAQLVGRDQGMAILRLNSGEQRLVHGSCLASIGAVSNPDHGNINDGKAGRSRWRGKKPHVRGVVMNPVDHPHGGGEGRTSGGRHPVTPWGKPTKGKRTRSNKSTDKFIMRSRHQKKK from the coding sequence ATGGCATTGAAAAGTTTCAATCCGACGACCCCGAGCCAGCGCCAGCTGGTCATCGTTGACCGGTCCGGCCTCTACAAGGGCAAGCCGGTAAAGGCGCTGACCGAGGGCCTGTCCTCCAAGGGCGGTCGCAACAACCTCGGTCGCATCACCGTTCGCTTCCAGGGCGGCGGTCACAAGCGCACCTATCGTCTGGTGGACTTCAAGCGTCGCAAGTTCGACGTTGAAGGCACGGTCGAGCGTCTGGAATACGACCCGAACCGCACCGCGTTCATCGCGCTCGTCAACTACGCCGACGGCGAAAAGGCCTACATCCTCGCTCCGCAGCGCCTTGCTGCTGGCGACAAGGTCATCGCTTCGGAAAAGGCCGTTGACGTGAAGCCCGGCAACACGATGCCGCTGCAGTACATCCCGGTCGGCTCCATCATCCACAACGTGGAAATGAAGCCGGGCAAGGGCGGCCAGATGGCCCGCTCCGCCGGTACCTACGCACAGCTCGTTGGCCGCGACCAGGGCATGGCGATCCTTCGCCTGAACTCTGGTGAACAGCGCCTGGTGCATGGTTCCTGCCTCGCCTCGATCGGCGCCGTGTCGAACCCCGACCACGGCAACATCAATGACGGTAAGGCTGGTCGTTCGCGTTGGCGTGGCAAGAAGCCGCACGTTCGCGGTGTCGTCATGAACCCGGTTGACCACCCGCACGGCGGTGGTGAAGGCCGTACCTCGGGTGGTCGTCACCCGGTTACCCCGTGGGGCAAGCCCACGAAGGGTAAGCGTACGCGCTCGAACAAGTCGACCGACAAGTTCATCATGCGCTCGCGCCACCAGAAGAAGAAGTAA
- the rpsS gene encoding 30S ribosomal protein S19: MTRSVWKGPFVDGYLLKKAEKVREGGRNEVIKIWSRRSTILPQFVGLTFGVYNGSKHVPVSVNEDMVGHKFGEFSPTRTYYGHGADKKAKRK, from the coding sequence ATGACTCGTTCAGTATGGAAAGGTCCGTTCGTTGACGGTTATCTTCTCAAGAAGGCTGAGAAGGTCCGCGAAGGCGGTCGCAACGAAGTGATCAAGATCTGGAGCCGTCGCTCCACGATCCTTCCGCAGTTTGTCGGTCTCACCTTCGGCGTCTACAACGGCAGCAAGCACGTCCCGGTCAGCGTCAACGAAGACATGGTCGGCCACAAGTTTGGTGAATTCTCTCCGACCCGGACCTACTACGGTCACGGTGCGGACAAGAAGGCAAAGAGGAAGTAA
- the rplV gene encoding 50S ribosomal protein L22, with amino-acid sequence MGKAKAERRLKDNEAQAVARTIRVSPQKLNLVAAMIRGKKVDRALAELEFSRKRIAETVKKTLESAIANAENNHDLDVDSLVVAEAYVGKSIVMKRFHARGRGRASRVEKPFSHLTIVVREVEAKGEAA; translated from the coding sequence ATGGGCAAGGCAAAAGCCGAACGCCGGCTGAAGGATAATGAGGCGCAGGCAGTTGCGCGCACGATCCGCGTCAGCCCCCAGAAGCTCAACCTGGTTGCCGCGATGATCCGCGGCAAGAAGGTCGATCGCGCTCTGGCCGAACTGGAATTCTCCCGCAAGCGCATTGCAGAGACGGTCAAGAAGACCCTTGAATCTGCCATCGCAAACGCGGAGAACAACCACGATCTCGACGTCGATTCGCTCGTCGTTGCAGAAGCTTACGTTGGCAAGTCGATTGTCATGAAGCGCTTCCACGCTCGTGGTCGCGGCCGTGCATCGCGTGTCGAAAAGCCGTTCTCGCACTTGACGATCGTCGTCCGTGAAGTGGAAGCCAAAGGGGAGGCCGCATAA